GTGGGAGCTGCCGCGGCCATTCTCGTATCTGCGAGAAGAGGGTACATCTGCGGGTGGGGCACCAAGGGGCCCgcggcctccccctcccccccaccaaggTCCCTACAGACACCACCCAGTGAGCTGTCCAGATCCATTCACGTCCCAGCGGGGCTGAAGATGTGAGCCCAGGCAGTGCCAGTCCCTCTAGTGGTTTTACACGCAGAAATAACTAGTCTCGTCGATAATCGGGACCTGAGAGCTCAGTTTTTTTGTCTCGCAAACTTACTCACAGAAAGTGAGAGTTGGTAAtagcaaaaatgtgaaaaaacaaaacacgttATAATCTTCGCATTAAAAACATCACTTTCCTTACATCACGGGGTAGGTGCTCTGGTGGGAATGAAGCCAGCAGGGCACGGGTTGGCCAAAGGCGTTCTTCAGAGTGACCTGGGAACCGTAGGCCACCTCCAGGGGCTGGCCTTGTGTGATCCGCGCCAGTCCCCCCTGAGACAGGAGCAAAGGGGTGGccggtgagagggagagagaaagcgaGAGCGTGACACCTCCGCCAGCCCCTCCGCCAGCCCCTATGACAGCCGGGGTGTATTCCGGGTGGGGGCAGTTATCACTGTATCTCACAATTAGCTACGACTGCATGTGATATAATTCTGACATGTTACGCTGTATGACCACCGACCGgaggctgccctgggccaggCGCTCACCTAGCCCCTCCCCGCTCGtccttgtggcttgcaggatctctgCTCTCCCACTAcgggttgaacccgggccccagcagtgaaagcgcagagtcctaaccactggactaccagggaattccccccattCGTCCGTATTTACTTCTTACAGGCATCCTGTGATAAGAGCAATTATGTCCGTCTAACTCTGGGGTGTGGGTGAGTGAAGAAATTTCCCCAGACACACAGAGCTGGCTGTCAGCAGAGCCGGCCCTTAAGAGCAGTTCTGTCCGACTTCAGAGTCTACCTTGCTGACACCACAATTggagcattttattatttttgcaaagTTACTTGAGCGAATGCCAGAGTCGCGTTCGTCCTGTgcagcctggcccctgcccagcAGGTCACACTGCAGAGAGCGGACCCCTCGTTCCCTCCTACACCGTCAGCATGTTCAGAATTCGTGTAGTAGTAGTGAAGCGATGCCTCACTTCTCGTTTTGGTTTTTCCTCTAAGGCCCACTTGCGGTGTTTCGTAAGAAAACTCTGAGTCTAGTGTGGCCTTCTTTCTAGGATGGCTGGGGGTGTCACTCTTACCTCCAAGCTGGCCTGGAAGGCACTGGACATGATTTGGTCGTGCGGCCCGGAGCGGCAGAGCAGCAGCAGGTGGACATAGAAGAACAGCAGGTACACGAGGACAGGGATGACCAACAGGGCCACCGCTCGGGCGAGCAGGTGACACAGCACACGGACCTGCCAGAGATGGAGGGGACGTCACCCCTGCTTTGGGGAAGGCGGGCCCAGGTCTGTCCCCCTCCGAGGCCTGTCATCAGGCGCTCCCTGCCCCCCGACCCCCCAGGGCCAGCCTCGCCCTGCCCAGGACGTCAGCACCTACGTTTGACAGCGTCTGGTCTCCTATCAGGTGCCAGGTGTGGACAGCGGCAACCCCAAGCACCAGTAAGTATGTGAACACACCCACATACTTGATGCTGAAGGGACACAACAGAGAGAAAGTTAAGACGAGACAAGCACGGAGGACATGGCTGCTGCCCCAGACCCGTGGAGCAAACTCACCCGACCGCACAGGCGCAGGCCACACCCGTCAGTATCAACCAAAACCACCAGCTCGGAGAGAAGGGCCTGGAGCAAAGCACAGAAGCCGAGCTGGGAGATCAGAATGTCTCCCAAAGGCCAGAGAAGGTGCCCCCCTCAGAGATCTCGGGGTCAGCTGGCTGCACCAGGCTCTCGGTGCAAGGAAAGGACTCCTCGTCTCCCCAGGGAGCAGCCAGTCCTGACAGAATTCTCCTTTTTGGCCAGAACATCTTTCCAGTTAGTTTGAGTTACAGAAAGATGAGGATTATTTGTAAAGTCAGCCAAGAGCCAGTCGAGGTGCCTGGGGCGGCTCCCGTGCGTGGAAAGGCATCAGACCTGCTCAGGTCGACCAACCCCCTGGACTCATCTTTCTTAGTAACTAGGAGAGCACGTCCCATTTTCCATACCCGTGTTTCTGGGAGTTGGAGAACTTCAGGTAAGACAGCACGGCCAACAGGTTGAAAAATATCAACGCTGATTCCAAAAGCATCAGCCTCGACTGAGTGATCAGAGCGTTCTCTGTCGGGGAAATGACACGGGCGTCAGGTGCTGGGCAGCGAGGGCAAACGTCCACAAGAAAGGGCCCTTGTCAAACGTCCCAGAGCGTGAGAGTGGCAAGTTCGGGCTCGGGGTGGCTGGAAGGGGACACGCCCCGGAACCACGAAGGCCCCTTCTGAGGTGTGAATCAAGCCTCCCGAGACCTGGGGGACTCTGGGGAAGTCACTGCCCTTCCTGAGCCTTCGTTTTCCTCGTCtgagaaaagaaatacagattccGCAGGCCGCCTGGACATTCTAACACTCTGTGGGCACAGGGGCCCAGTTAGGGTCGTCACTCAGCAGAcatgaattctttttattttcatctgacTTAATGTCATTTGTTCATAGACCTGGGCCAAGAGATCCCTTCTGAGGAATACCCACAAATTCCTGAGTCCATCTCCACTGGTCAAGGCCTAGGAGGCGGGAGTACGGGGTAGCTTCTCATTCAAGGACAGACTTGGTTGCAGGGGGAGGTGCTCACGGCGGGCGCGCGCAGGAGTATCGTTTGGGGCAGCCCCGCTACACACGGCTGCACCTCCATGACGTCACAGTCTGCACACACAGCTCCACAGTCCCCCGGCCTGGGAGTGGGGTGACTCCCAGAGTCCAATCTGGACACACTGGATGTGCGTCCTTCCGTCCTGCGAGCGGCagacactgcagggggcacgtcTACTAAACCCTGAGCCCTCCGGGGCCGCACAGACATAAACAAGGGCTGGCGCTGGGATCTTCCCTGCGCCCCACCAGGCCTTACCGATCAGAATCAGAAGAGCGGCCCCCACGGCGGCACAGTGAGAGAAGCCGAGCTCCCACACGATCTGGTAGGCCATGGGCACCGACAGGGCCCCCGCAAGGGCCGGCAGCAGGCGCAGGGACCACACGGGCACGTTGGTGCTGTATTCTGGAAGAGAACCACAGCGGGGCTGAGAGCACTGCGCACACACCACCTCCCTACACTGCAGTGTCTTTTCACACAGACTCCCAGGCTCACAGACTACAGTGCAAGGCTGGGGGCCCCACCAGGGACAGAGTGTGCAGCCCACGGCAGGGGCCTTGAGAAGCTCCGTGCGGTCAAGGGCCAGTTCTCAGGAAGTACGGGAGTGATGCCGAGGACTCTGAATGAGTTAATCCTTATTTATAAGTTTACCCATCTATTTCCAAAAACACTGTGGCAACACATAACATTCATACGTACAAAAGATAACGGCAATCAGATGCCACATACGGCGAGCATGCTATGCGTACCAAAAACCAGGGATAAAGTACTTACTGTAACTAAACACTAAGGAACTTACCGGACTCTTTGAAAATCTTTCACTTGTACCCAAACATTTACCATACCCTGGATTCAGATGAATAGACCATAGTTGTTAATCCCTATGAAAGCTACGACCTCTCCAATCTAATATATGCAAGTTAATAAGGGAAACGAAATCGATACTTTACCTGCTCCAATTCTGTTCCACAAAAAGTTACCATCAAATCCTCCTAAATAACCTAAAACAGAAGATTAATCAGTAACTATcctgttcagtaaatatttctgaagCACCAAACCACGGCAGTCAATAAGGgaacaataataaagaataagACACCGCTTCTGCCCTGAAGAAATTTCACCTATAAGTGTTAAAGGGCCACCTCTCTTACTAATGAATCCTACCTCCCAAGGCCAGCAGCATGTGGCCAAATGGTGGTCCGCTGCCATCCAAAAAGAAGATCCGCTTCATGTAAAAAGAGATGTACTGCCCATAATACACTTCATCAAAACTGCAAAGCAAACCCATGTTATAGTCAACTGGAAACCTTAACCGTACACAAAAGGCATGAGGATAAATGCACACCTGTGTCTCCAAAGGACTTTGCAGAGTGACCAGCAAAGGTCAGACTTTTGCCCCAACTATGAAGACACGTGTGCAGCATCACACACCCATAAGGACAGGAAGGGAAACGCCCCACGAAAGTTGGGAATTCAGGAGGCTTTCCTGACACAGGTTCTATTTCTCTCCCTATGTTTGGGTTTAGGGTGTACTGTGAGCCAGTCTCCAAAAGGCCTCCTGAACGCAAAGCTAGTCTGCCTGTCCACCAGCGTGCCTGCAGCTAAGAGACAGAATCAGACCTGGTGACCCGACAAAACAGGTGTAAAAGGGAGGCATGCAGGCGCCAGCCGCAACAAACCTCTTTCAATCAGGGACTTTCACTGACATTAAGGAACTGCTGGCAACTTGTTAGGTGTGATGATGCTACTGCGGTCACGTGATTTTTAAGAATCCTGATCTTTTAGAGATAGATACTGAATTGTTTACAAATGAAACACAGTGTTTATGATGTGCTTCAAAAAAATCCACTGCAGGGAAGGGGTTGGCTATGAGCTGGtaactgttgaagctgggtgatgaatATACCATTCgctgtatgtgtgtatctgtttGACATTtgccataataaaaagttaagtgAAAAGGAACACATGTATTAATCAGATGATGAACAGCCCTTTAATAATAACAGCAATCATTTCCCATTACGACAAAGAACACACTCTTGTATCAGTGCGGACTCACTTCCAAATTCCTCAATCTTAAGCCCTCCACTCTCCAGACTGTCAAAGGTCACCCAAGGCTACTGCACCCACTCCTGACCTACGGGGCAAGACCAAACAGGTGGCCTCTGCAGGGGCTGTCCTGGGGACAAGCTGGTCTCTCCTCTAACTGCCAAAGACACCCATCACCAGGAAGCCCGGAATTTTACTCTCCCGTTTACGCTGTTCAAAAAGGCACTTCCTGTCACCAATGCACTGAACAAATTACGGTTCCTTCCGATGCACCCAAAATGGAGTTGCCTGGCTTACACCACGGCCCTTGGATAGGCAAGCTGCCATAGTCGGCTCAGCAACCCCACCACTGTCAGAGCCACGACATTCAAGTTGATGTCAGCTGTCACCACCACAGGGCGCTGCAAAAATCCCAGCATCTCGTAGAAAAGCGGGCCGGGGACGATGCCCTGGAAAAGCAGGGAAGAGCTGTCGTCAGAACACAGGTGGCCCCCTGAAGGCTCGAAAGACGCTGTGACAAGACCCTGCTTTCACGAGCGGTCAACCGAGGTGGGAATCTGAGGACTCAATATTCACTCACTCCACCAACACCTGCTGGGCACTTCCGGTCAATGAGGCGGCCTCCTGGCCCCTCCCAACCGAGGCAGTGTGGCCAGCTTACAGCGCGGTGACCTCCACCCCCTGAGGCTCAGAGCCTCCACCTCTGCGCCAAgatcctccctcctctcccctcccgccGCGGGCCAGCACCGTCCCCTGGGCGCCCCCTTTCTCACCCCGAGGGCGCATCTGCACTGGGCAACCCCGTTTCCTCCCCCG
This region of Delphinus delphis chromosome 6, mDelDel1.2, whole genome shotgun sequence genomic DNA includes:
- the POMT1 gene encoding protein O-mannosyl-transferase 1 isoform X2 — protein: MLGFLQRPVVVTADINLNVVALTVVGLLSRLWQLAYPRAVVFDEVYYGQYISFYMKRIFFLDGSGPPFGHMLLALGGYLGGFDGNFLWNRIGAEYSTNVPVWSLRLLPALAGALSVPMAYQIVWELGFSHCAAVGAALLILIENALITQSRLMLLESALIFFNLLAVLSYLKFSNSQKHGPFSPSWWFWLILTGVACACAVGIKYVGVFTYLLVLGVAAVHTWHLIGDQTLSNVRVLCHLLARAVALLVIPVLVYLLFFYVHLLLLCRSGPHDQIMSSAFQASLEGGLARITQGQPLEVAYGSQVTLKNAFGQPVPCWLHSHQSTYPVIYENGRGSSHQQQVTCYPFKDVNNWWIVKDPGRHQLVVNNPPRPVRHGDIVQLAHGMTTRLLNTHDVAAPLSPHSQEVSCYIDYNVSMPAQNLWRLDIVNRESDTDVWKTIVSEVRFVHVNTSAILKLSGAPLPDWGFRQLEVVGEQLSRGYHGSTVWSVEEHRYGRSQEQKERELELHSPTQTDVSRNLSFMARFSELQWRMLTVRSDDSEHKYSSTPLDWVMLDTNIAYWLHPRTSAQIHLLGNIVIWASASLATLVYALLFIWYLFRRRRRVCDLPEDCWLRWALAGALCAGGWAVNYVPFFMMEKTLFLYHYLPALTFQILLLPVVLEHVSDHLCRSPVN